The following coding sequences lie in one Rutidosis leptorrhynchoides isolate AG116_Rl617_1_P2 chromosome 4, CSIRO_AGI_Rlap_v1, whole genome shotgun sequence genomic window:
- the LOC139843608 gene encoding uncharacterized protein, translating to MGSNRGLVPITRALLSSYYDKHPFPSISDDVSTLSQQLHNLSNHLRNTSLPLLEGERLLLKEVESQPPHKIDENMWKNREQIEEIIFLLESSHWPKSLKIQSTPEDIELARLLNRLKEKCEGTLKVVESFQYKNSENVFNTVMTYMPQDFRGALIRKQRERSERNKKAEVDGLVNSGGTIGDKYALLWQQQMERRRQLAELGCARGVYKTVVKYLVGVPQVLLDFVRQINDDHGPMEEQRQRYGPPMYALTKMALNIRLFISLSWWRFEDIKLQKHQISILEKTVSIYTSELERFLDFTGEVFANSPFFVTAEEAGAIEAINNDDYKEASVPAGTTHEVSLEVESVNSYIAWDFSITQGTMSMDIGFSIEYTNSSGHKTLILPYRRYDSDQGNFCTIMAGNYKLIWDNSFSTFFKKALRYKVDCIPPVVEPEAEERRTI from the exons ATGGGTTCCAACCGAGGTTTGGTTCCCATAACAAGAGCATTGCTCTCATCTTATTATGATAAACACCCATTTCCTTCAATCTCAGATGACGTGTCTACACTTTCTCAACAACTTCATAACTTGTCCAATCATCTTCGCAACACTTCTCTTCCCCTTCTTGAAG GAGAACGACTTTTGCTCAAAGAAGTGGAGTCGCAGCCACCGCATAAAATCGATGAGAATATGTGGAAAAATCGAGAGCAGATTGAAGAAATCATTTTCTTATTAGAAAGCTCTCATTGGCCAAAATCA CTTAAAATCCAATCCACACCTGAAGATATTGAACTTGCTCGCCTTCTTAATCGGCTAAAAGAAAAATGTGAAGGAACATTGAAAGTTGTGGAATCGTTTCAATACAAGAATTCAGAAAATGTGTTCAACACAG TTATGACTTATATGCCCCAAGACTTTCGAGGAGCACTAATTAGAAAACAAAGAGAGCGGTCAGAGAGGAATAAGAAAGCTGAAGTTGATGGTTTAGTAAACTCTGGTGGTACCATAGGCGATAAATATGCTCTCTTATGGCAACAACAAATGGAACG GAGAAGACAGTTAGCTGAGCTTGGTTGTGCTAGAGGCGTCTATAAGACTGTTGTAAAATACTTAGTAGGTGTCCCCCAGGTTCTACTGGATTTTGTTCGCCAGATAAATGATGATCATGG GCCAATGGAAGAACAGAGGCAGCGCTATGGACCACCTATGTACGCCCTTACAAAAATGGCACTAAATATTCGCCTTTTTATATCTTTGTCATGGTGGCGCTTCGAAGATATTAAATT ACAGAAGCATCAGATATCTATTTTAGAAAAAACAGTTAGCATCTATACATCTGAGTTGGAAAGATTTCTAGATTTCACCGG GGAAGTATTTGCAAATTCTCCATTCTTTGTTACAGCTGAGGAAGCTGGTGCAATAGAAGCAAT TAACAATGATGACTACAAAGAAGCAAGTGTTCCTGCTGGGACAACTCATGAG GTCTCACTGGAGGTCGAATCAGTAAATTCATACATTGCTTGGGATTTCTCCATAACACAAGGGACAATGAGCATG GACATTGGATTCAGCATAGAGTATACAAATTCTTCgggacacaaaacc TTGATCTTGCCTTATCGACGATATGACTCTGACCAA GGTAACTTCTGCACTATAATGGCTGGCAACTACAAACTAATTTGGGATAATTCATTTTCAACGTTCTTCAAAAAG GCTCTTCGGTACAAAGTCGACTGTATACCACCAGTTGTGGAACCGGAAGCAGAAGAAAGGCGAACAATATGA
- the LOC139843609 gene encoding bifunctional protein FolD 1, mitochondrial-like → MALRNKVQSIVVCCWRKNSLLLSTTTITTSRTISSFATHFGNRILKSPHLVSLDDVPDDVWTSCSANCNDPPVHKLASEHTAKVIDGKQIADEIISEVSVQVKQMQKTIGVVPGLAVILIGKRKDSEIYVRNKKIACEEAGIKFALTEFSDKCTDDEVCDAIMHFNSDPSFHGILVQLPLPQHLNEGKILDVLRLEKDVDGFHPMNIGNLAMRGREPLFIPCTPKGCVEILIRSGVEIIGKKAVVIGRSNIVGLPASLLLQRHHATVSIVNELTPNPEEITREADILVSAVGVPNLVRGSWLKPGAVVIDVGTHPVEDPSSEQGYRLMGDVCFEEASKVASLITPVPGGVGPMTVAMLLYNTLESASRKYNFV, encoded by the exons ATGGCATTGAGGAATAAAGTGCAAAGTATTGTAGTTTGTTGTTGGAGAAAGAATAGTTTGTTGTTATCTACTACTACTATTACTACTTCAAGGACTATAAGTAGCTTTGCAACTCATTTCGGTAATCGAATCCTCAAGTCTCCCCATCTTGTTTCGTTAGATGATGTCCCTGATGATGTATGGACTTCTTGTTCTGCCAATTGTAATGATCCGCCGGTCCACAAACTAG CTAGTGAACATACGGCTAAAGTAATTGATGGAAAACAAATTGCGGATGAAATTATATCAGAGGTGTCCGTTCAAGTAAAACAAATGCAGAAAACGATTGGTGTGGTACCTGGACTGGCAGTTATTTTGATCGGCAAGCGAAAAGATTCTGAAATATACGTTCGTAACAAGAAAATAGCATGCGAAGAGGCGGGAATCAAGTTTGCATTGACTGAATTTTCAGATAAATGTACAGATGATGAAGTTTGTGATGCTATAATGCATTTTAATTCTGATCCATCTTTTCATGGCATTCTCGTCCAACTTCCTCTCCCTCAG CATTTAAATGAGGGGAAGATTTTGGATGTATTGAGACTGGAAAAGGACGTGGATGGTTTTCATCCGATGAATATAGGAAACCTTGCAATGAGGGGACGGGAGCCGTTATTTATACCATGCACTCCAAAGGGTTGCGTTGAGATATTGATAAGATCCGGTGTCGAGATTATTGGAAAGAAAGCCGTTGTTATCGGGAGAAGTAACATTGTCGGTTTACCTGCTTCCTTGTTGTTACAG AGGCATCATGCAACTGTGAGTATTGTTAATGAATTGACACCGAACCCGGAAGAAATCACACGTGAAGCTGATATTTTGGTGAGTGCAGTTGGTGTTCCTAATTTAGTGCGCGGAAGCTGGTTAAAGCCTGGTGCAGTTGTAATTGATGTTGGAACTCATCCAGTTGAG GACCCTAGCAGTGAGCAAGGTTATCGGCTGATGGGAGATGTATGTTTTGAGGAAGCATCAAAGGTAGCCTCTTTAATCACCCCTGTCCCTGGAGGAGTGGGGCCCATGACAGTTGCTATGCTGCTCTACAACACGCTTGAATCAGCCTCACGTAAATACAATTTTGTTTGA